The Patescibacteria group bacterium genomic interval ATAGCTCGGAAGTCGCCGTTGTTGCCGGCAGTTCTTCTGTTTCTGCAGGAGTCGCGGTAATAACCACTGGTTGTTCCGGCTGATTAGCCGTTCTAACTGCGTCTTTAAGGGCGCTTCGCCAATTGGCTAAACCGCCGGTTAAGTTATTCCACCAGTTTCTGGCTTTCTTTTTGGCTTCATTGCCGACTTGGATTTCTCCGGTTTCAATCCTGTCGATTACGTCTAGATGCTTCAGTAATCTTTCACGCTTGCCCAAGAGTCGCATAACCATGGGACCGCAATAGAAGCCGACCATCGTAAAAACGACAGCCATTAACAACAAGAAGGAATTGACTGCGGGGCCATGCACCATCATATAGAGGCATAATCGCCAATTAATGAAACCCAGAAGCAAGGCCGAGTAAAAGCGTCCTCGCGCTTTACGACCTAAGATGAAACCGGAGACTTGATCGGCCGGTAGGCGCTTACTGTGGGTCAGATTGTAAACGAAAGAGAATACAACTACCCCAAAGTATTTATCAAGACCGAACCAGACGATACCGAGAGCAGTGAACAACAGGGCATACGACAAAAAAATTAGCATGGTGATTCTCCTTGGTTCGCGGTTGGCAACCGCATTAGTTGAAAGTTATTCCTTTACGTTAATCAGTTAGTTCTTCCTTAGACGCTCTTTCTCTTAAGATGTTCATTTTTGGTCGGTAATGTTTCTTGAGCGTGGCGATGGCCCAGAGCTGTTTTGCTTTAGGCCAACCGTCATAGCGCTTATAGAACAGATTCTTATCGCAGATAAAAGTGATAAGCAGCCGCCAGGGCTGTAGTCGCGCAATCAGCATGCCGACCAATTCCCATATTTCTTCTTCCAGGTCCGGACGGGGTTGCAAGAGCAAAAGTTTAAGTTCATCTGACAATTCATCAAAACTTTCAACTTCGTTTTGTTCTAAGCGTTTGATCAGCCGTTCCAGATCTTTGTAGATTTTGGGAATTTTGGTGCCAAGGCTTCTCAGACGCGCCTTTTTTTGCGGTTCCGTCAAATGAAGATAATCAATTTCGGGATCGGCGGCGGAAAGGATATCAATCAGCAGGCAATCGCGTTTTTCTTCTAGGATTTCGGGGTGCTCCCGATACCAGGAAAGATTAACAGTGATCAGTCCGGCTTCTTCCAATCGATCGATTAAATGCTTGTTGGTCAATGGGAAAATGTCAATTTGTGTTGCTCGATTTTTTTTGGCCAGCTTGCCATCCTCAACAACCATGAAGTCTCCCCCCGGCAGATTACGGAAGACAAAAACGCCGTTAAGCGCCCGACTGTAAAAACAGCCTAATTTTTCGTAGCGCCAGTCCGGTATTTCTACCGTACGGTATCGCAAGTTGCCATACTTTTGAGCGCTAGCGATAAGCTGGCGGGTTAATTCCCTGTTAGCCCAGTTATTGCCGGGGGCAAGAAATTCTTCCGTCAGTTTTCTTTGATGTTGAGCCGCTTGAATCAAGTCATCGCAATAACTTATAACCGTGATATCTTCTACTAAAAGCAGATCCAGGATTGTTTCATAAGATGTCAGTTCCTGATCAATATCCAGGGCTATGCCGGAAGTCGTAGTGATATCCGCAATAACCTGGCGGAACTTTTTGAAGAACTCCGCCATCAGCGAACGATCAAACGAACTGAAGGGAAAGTAAATCGGTTTATGCTCTTGATCGGGGGAAAGAATTATTGCTAGTTGATTAGCCACGCCATGTGACAGATACAGCGGATTGCCGGTTTCTTGGGCGATTTCCGGCGACCAACCGATGCCATCAATGGAAAATGAGGTTAGTTGAGTCGGGGGAAGTCCCAATCGTTTAAGGCAATCGTTATATCTTTCAATAAGTTGCGGCGTGTCCACCAGAGTCAATCCTTGGCCGAATAATCCGGCATCAGCAAGTAATTTATCCATTTTATTCCTTTCAGTTCAACCCCGCCAATATTTTGGAGGGGGTTAGGTTTTTTACCATAACCCCCTCCGTTAGGAGAGGTCTTACTTGTGCGATTCCAGCCAGTTTTGGACTGCCTGGTTGGCTTCCAGTTGAATCATCATTTGTTCGCTTGCCCGTTCCACTTCGCGACGATGACCCAAGTCAACAATTGCTACCATATTGTCCAGGTAGCGCATCGCCTCTTGGAACCTGATTTCTGCGAACGATTTGCCTCGCATATTCTGTTGCATTAATCCTAATACCATAATCTTTTGTTGGTCGTAGGGTTGACGGAAAAATATTTCCGGATCGGACATCCATTCTTCAGGTAAGTCAAAGTCTAATAGCCGATCATCAACGGCCCGTTGAATATTGCGGGTGTCGCGCGAACTGAATTTGGGGAATTGTCTTTGGACTTCTTGATAGAGCTTAGCAAAAAACTTTTGTTCATTAATATCATGTTCTTTGTTCACTCGGTTGAAAATATCCAAAATAGTCCGTTCCCTGGGTTGCTGATAGCCGACGTAGGTCTCGGCCATACTGCCGATTAAACGTTGGGCAAATAAGTATTTGTAATCGTCAGGATCGGTCATGGCGATGAAAGCAGGATCGATTTCGGCGATGCGCTTCCACCATAGGTGGTCCTGATCCAGGAAATCTTGCCACGTTGTGGCTCCTTCAATTTTGAAGCGGGTCACGATACGCGACAGTAGAGCCGAATCCAGTTGGTCGGGAATATTAGTCAGAAAGAACACTACGGAGTTGCCTCGCCAAATAGCCGAAGCTCCTTCCAAATTGGTCAGAGCCGCACCGATAACCTCACGGACACCGGCAGATACGCCTTGGCGAGTCCTGTCTTCATAATTAACTTCAGCATCATCGGCCGGTCCGAAAGAAATCCTGTCAGGATTTAAGATACGTTGCCACCATTCCTCGGCCCGTTCTCTGGATCCGCCTTGGTAGGTAGAAACGATATTGGGGGGATGAGGATCAAATACATAAGGTAATTCCAACCACTGACAGAGATCATAAAGCATGGTGGAAAAGGCGCCAATCATCATGGTTTTACCCGTACCGGGAATGCCAAACCCTATGCTGGCGGTCGGCATACCTCCTAAATCAAACATGACGTTGCGTCTTTCCGCTACTTTATAACAAGCTGTGCGTACTGCCAATCGTTGAAAAAAGCGTTTGGCATCGCGATTGCCGACAATAGTGTTGATATCAACCCGCTTGAACTCCACGCTAATCGCGTTGTTTAGTCCGTTTTCAAAACCGGAAATGGTAAAATCTTCCCCTGCCAACTTGTAAGTTATATCGGTAAAGAATTGAGTGTATTCCAACGAGTCGCGACGCAGTTTGATTTCATCCAGTGCTCCTTTAGCCGCCACTTGGACGGCTTTGAGCAGATCCAAATCATTCCTGACTTTTCCTGATTCCTGGACGAATTTTCCCATATAGACTAGCAGGCAGTTAAAACCGCGCAGATAGTCGGTCAGACAGATTTCCGGATAGCCCGGAAAGTCCATGGATAGGGAATCCAACTTTTCACCCTTGTAACGCGACAATGACCAAAAGACGAAAGAGGCGAAGCTGAACTGGGCGACGGCCGCAGCCGTTGCCAGTTTTTTGGAAAACTCCGCTTTTTGCCCTTCATTCAGTCGTTGGCGCGAATTGTCATCAAGCAGTTTAGCCAATCCCGAACTTTTAGCATACATCTCCACCACGTAACAGCCAATGCCGATTCCCGTGTATAAGGAGTTAAGCAGTTGGTTGACGTTGCCTGAATTAATTGTTCTGTTGGGATTGTATGGTTTAACGAGCTCCAGCCAATTGATTCTTTCCTCCATCGGCGCTGATTCGCTAAACTTTAATCCGCCAGCGGTCGAAGGAGGTGTTAGCGGCTTCTTTGGCAGCCAACCGGCGTTTTTTATTAATTTGTCGGCAAAAGCATCAAAAGATCTGAGTTGCTCTGCCGTAATCGGCACGCAGGATCCGTTTTTATCTCCCATTAATCAAGTCCTCCCCGTTAAAGGTTATGTATTTGAAGCTGGCAAATCCCAACTCGGAGAGTTGGTGATCATTGACGGCTTGTTGCAATAAACAATGAGGCAGAATGCAATAATGTCTGACTGCGGAAACGTGCCGTTGCTGGCATTCCATGGAGAGTTCGTTGATCTTAAAAACTTCTCGGACTTTGCGCCGCAAGGGCCGGCCATAGACTTCTTGCCGTTCGGAAATAACTTCTTCTTCAGTCAGCAATAAGACAAAGTCGTCTTCTTTCCGGCTGAATTCCGTCATAATCCGACACCAAGCTTCTTGCCATTTGTCAGTGTTTGCTGACAGGTTATCGCAAAGGAACTTGGAATATAACGGCCCTAAACCGATACGCCTGATAATTTTAGGATGGATATTAACCAAACGATCATCAATATCCAAAGCCAGGATTCCGAGCTGGGGAGCCCGCGAGCCGACATTGGTAATGATGTGCAAGAATTCTTTCCAGGTTTGCCCGTACTCTTCCAATGGTTCGCAATCATTGTCATGTTCAAAATTCATCAGATATAAGTAGGGGCGGTTAGTGGTAAAATCAAAACAAGCCCAAGCGAAACTGTAACATCGCGCCTTAGGATTGTCTGATTTTAACGCTGTCAATTCTCCAGCCGTAAACGGCAGGAATAATTTGTCCTCCGCTAACATGGAAAAATAAGATCTTTCGCCTAAAATCGCCAGAATATCTTCTGCTTCAGTCAGTTGATTGAACATGTATTCCAGCGCTGTCCTTTTCAGACGGTCCGATCCGGGCAAACTAGCCAGTCGTTCATCGCGTTGCAGATAGTCAATCCTTAGATTATCAAGCTCAATAAAATTAGGAAAGCCGGACTCGGTCAAGTCCACTCGCAGGCGATGCTGGTTGTTGTGGATATATTTCATTCTTAGGCATTCCATGGTGTAAGAAAAACGTTTTAGAAAATCAATAATGATGCCGGTTTGATTATCGGCGTTGTTGCCGATTTTATGACACCAGGATAGCAGAATTTTTATTACCCGGAGCTGCTGAGCGAAATACTTGACGTATTTGTCAGTATCTTCCAGTAAGGCAAAATCCATACTGCCTCCATCAGTAAAATCTCCGCCGACTAAGCTATTGAGCTCGTCAGCAGATCGTCTTAAATCAGCGGGGGTAATATTAACCGTACTTAATCCTTGGCCGAAAAATGATAGTCCTCCCATAACAACTCCTTTCATGGCCGTTAGCCATACTGAAAGAAAAAGGAGGAGATCCAAGATTAAGGATCTCCTCCGTTG includes:
- a CDS encoding DUF6638 family protein, with translation MDKLLADAGLFGQGLTLVDTPQLIERYNDCLKRLGLPPTQLTSFSIDGIGWSPEIAQETGNPLYLSHGVANQLAIILSPDQEHKPIYFPFSSFDRSLMAEFFKKFRQVIADITTTSGIALDIDQELTSYETILDLLLVEDITVISYCDDLIQAAQHQRKLTEEFLAPGNNWANRELTRQLIASAQKYGNLRYRTVEIPDWRYEKLGCFYSRALNGVFVFRNLPGGDFMVVEDGKLAKKNRATQIDIFPLTNKHLIDRLEEAGLITVNLSWYREHPEILEEKRDCLLIDILSAADPEIDYLHLTEPQKKARLRSLGTKIPKIYKDLERLIKRLEQNEVESFDELSDELKLLLLQPRPDLEEEIWELVGMLIARLQPWRLLITFICDKNLFYKRYDGWPKAKQLWAIATLKKHYRPKMNILRERASKEELTD
- a CDS encoding AAA family ATPase, which codes for MGDKNGSCVPITAEQLRSFDAFADKLIKNAGWLPKKPLTPPSTAGGLKFSESAPMEERINWLELVKPYNPNRTINSGNVNQLLNSLYTGIGIGCYVVEMYAKSSGLAKLLDDNSRQRLNEGQKAEFSKKLATAAAVAQFSFASFVFWSLSRYKGEKLDSLSMDFPGYPEICLTDYLRGFNCLLVYMGKFVQESGKVRNDLDLLKAVQVAAKGALDEIKLRRDSLEYTQFFTDITYKLAGEDFTISGFENGLNNAISVEFKRVDINTIVGNRDAKRFFQRLAVRTACYKVAERRNVMFDLGGMPTASIGFGIPGTGKTMMIGAFSTMLYDLCQWLELPYVFDPHPPNIVSTYQGGSRERAEEWWQRILNPDRISFGPADDAEVNYEDRTRQGVSAGVREVIGAALTNLEGASAIWRGNSVVFFLTNIPDQLDSALLSRIVTRFKIEGATTWQDFLDQDHLWWKRIAEIDPAFIAMTDPDDYKYLFAQRLIGSMAETYVGYQQPRERTILDIFNRVNKEHDINEQKFFAKLYQEVQRQFPKFSSRDTRNIQRAVDDRLLDFDLPEEWMSDPEIFFRQPYDQQKIMVLGLMQQNMRGKSFAEIRFQEAMRYLDNMVAIVDLGHRREVERASEQMMIQLEANQAVQNWLESHK